The Chryseobacterium geocarposphaerae genome window below encodes:
- a CDS encoding succinate dehydrogenase cytochrome b subunit, translated as MAGLTSSTIGRKYAMALSALFLLIFLILHLTTNLLSVLNRDAFNTASDFMGYNPFVQFLMQPVLGFAVIFHFIMGFVLEIKNNKARPVKYASNNPSVNSSWMSRNMIISGAVVLAFLALHLYDFWIHEMNYKYLEGIAPDAERFWPELHEKFADLWRVAIYVIAFVLLGLHLAHGFQSSFQSIGARHPKYTPVIKAFGKWYSILIPAGFIFIAIFHFVTQ; from the coding sequence ATGGCAGGTTTAACGAGTTCTACGATAGGTAGAAAATATGCTATGGCATTATCAGCTCTATTTTTGCTGATTTTTCTTATACTGCATTTGACGACCAATTTGTTATCAGTTCTTAACAGGGATGCATTCAATACGGCATCCGATTTTATGGGCTATAATCCTTTTGTGCAGTTCTTAATGCAGCCTGTTCTTGGTTTCGCAGTTATTTTCCATTTTATCATGGGATTTGTTCTTGAAATTAAGAATAATAAGGCGCGTCCTGTAAAGTACGCTTCAAACAATCCTTCTGTGAACTCTTCATGGATGTCTAGAAATATGATTATTTCCGGAGCAGTTGTTTTGGCTTTCTTGGCGCTTCACTTATACGATTTCTGGATACACGAAATGAATTACAAGTATCTGGAAGGAATTGCTCCTGATGCAGAACGTTTCTGGCCAGAGCTTCACGAGAAGTTTGCTGATCTTTGGAGAGTAGCAATTTATGTAATTGCTTTTGTATTGTTGGGTCTGCATTTGGCTCACGGTTTTCAGTCTTCATTCCAGTCGATCGGGGCTAGACATCCAAAATATACTCCGGTAATTAAAGCTTTCGGGAAATGGTATTCAATCCTTATTCCTGCAGGATTTATTTTTATCGCAATTTTTCACTTTGTAACTCAATAA
- a CDS encoding ComEC/Rec2 family competence protein, translating into MILNRQPLLILVIAFILGIFLQDIFPVTKNVITGIIVLSLVFLLAIFYRSYFVSKVKPIFLMASFFGIGICFHYFRQVNESTEAPQKEDFIVFKISKKLNSTEKYKKYEALVQSEKNDENALVYLPKESEELNFENYYKSKAFRYDVKKPQYDFQFNYAKYLQRKNIRSQFYLQGEILSKHRYDLSLTEKIQQKRLEVLRKIDQSSLSSKSQEFLKGIILADRTEIDAETLQDFNKSGLVHFLAISGTHIVVIFGLFYIMLIKVLPLQFRKYAVISSLIFIWLFAAFIGFGNSVVRSCIMLTTYFMYVLLQRKPDLLHSLALSAFIILINDSQQLFDVGFQLSFLAVLGIYWLNQPILNYLPKADSYFKKMIFNTVSISLSAQLATLPLVLFYFHQFSLISILANFIIVPFSEAIIIFSFVETALIAFGLNLSFINTIYDFTVQILLKLVHWFADIDFLFSDNIAMNLIEAACLFMFVYLLRFSILKFNAKNAVRLIMCALVFLILRTGFTIYENNKDEVLVYDFYKHKAFSVKKGNEVHFWIDKKSDKQKFKQFIINPYCASRRVNVTAVKTIPDDAQKIIYGNKIYVIR; encoded by the coding sequence ATGATTTTGAACAGGCAGCCTCTTTTGATTCTTGTCATTGCTTTTATTCTTGGGATATTTCTGCAAGATATTTTTCCTGTAACTAAAAATGTAATTACAGGAATTATTGTTCTGAGTCTTGTTTTTTTACTTGCCATTTTTTACCGTTCGTATTTTGTTTCTAAAGTAAAGCCTATTTTTCTGATGGCTTCGTTTTTCGGAATTGGAATCTGTTTCCACTATTTCCGGCAGGTTAATGAGAGTACAGAAGCTCCTCAAAAAGAAGATTTTATTGTTTTTAAAATCTCTAAAAAACTGAATTCTACGGAAAAGTATAAGAAATATGAAGCTTTGGTACAGTCCGAAAAAAACGATGAAAATGCTCTGGTCTATCTTCCGAAAGAATCTGAAGAACTGAATTTTGAAAACTATTATAAGTCGAAAGCTTTCCGGTATGATGTAAAAAAGCCTCAATATGATTTTCAGTTTAATTATGCAAAATACCTTCAGCGAAAAAATATCCGGTCGCAATTTTATCTTCAGGGAGAAATATTATCAAAACACAGATATGATCTTTCTCTAACCGAAAAAATTCAGCAGAAAAGGTTAGAAGTCTTGCGAAAGATTGATCAATCAAGCCTTTCTTCTAAAAGTCAGGAGTTTTTAAAAGGAATTATTTTAGCGGACCGAACTGAAATTGATGCTGAAACTCTACAGGATTTTAATAAATCAGGATTGGTACACTTTTTAGCAATCTCCGGAACACATATTGTGGTGATTTTCGGACTATTTTATATAATGTTGATAAAAGTTTTGCCTCTTCAGTTCAGAAAATATGCAGTCATTTCCAGTTTGATTTTTATCTGGCTGTTTGCAGCATTTATCGGGTTCGGAAATTCGGTGGTAAGATCGTGTATTATGCTGACTACTTATTTTATGTATGTTTTGCTCCAGCGGAAACCGGATTTGCTGCACTCCCTGGCTTTGTCTGCTTTTATCATTCTAATTAATGATTCCCAGCAGCTTTTCGATGTAGGCTTTCAACTGAGTTTTCTTGCTGTTTTAGGGATTTATTGGTTGAATCAGCCTATTTTAAATTACTTACCAAAAGCCGATAGTTATTTTAAGAAAATGATTTTTAATACGGTGTCAATTTCTCTTTCTGCACAATTGGCAACATTACCTTTAGTATTGTTTTATTTTCATCAGTTTTCATTGATTTCTATTTTAGCCAATTTTATTATTGTGCCTTTTTCTGAAGCTATTATTATATTTTCATTTGTAGAGACGGCTTTAATTGCGTTCGGGCTGAATCTTTCTTTTATTAACACAATTTATGATTTTACAGTTCAGATATTGCTAAAATTGGTTCATTGGTTTGCGGATATTGATTTCCTTTTTTCGGATAATATAGCGATGAACCTTATAGAAGCTGCATGCTTGTTTATGTTTGTTTATTTGCTCAGATTTTCGATTCTGAAATTTAATGCCAAGAATGCTGTGAGATTGATAATGTGTGCGCTGGTTTTTTTAATTCTTAGAACAGGTTTTACTATCTACGAAAACAATAAAGATGAGGTGCTTGTATATGATTTTTATAAGCATAAAGCGTTTTCTGTGAAAAAAGGAAATGAAGTGCATTTTTGGATCGATAAAAAATCAGATAAACAGAAGTTTAAACAATTTATTATTAATCCGTATTGTGCTTCACGAAGGGTGAATGTTACTGCTGTAAAAACCATTCCTGATGATGCTCAAAAGATCATTTATGGCAACAAGATTTATGTCATAAGATAA
- the lpxB gene encoding lipid-A-disaccharide synthase — protein sequence MKYYIIAGEASGDLHGSNLMKALKQKDSNAEFRFWGGDLMEKQGGTLVKHYRDLAFMGFLEVAMNLRTILNNIKFCKEDIKNNKPDVLILVDYPGFNLRIAKFAKELGIKVVYYISPQLWAWKEGRVEIIKKYVDEMMVILPFEEDFYKKHKVHSHFVGHPLLDAISTLQEISIEGFKKENGLNGKEIIALLPGSRKQEVEKMLEMMLSVRPYFKEYQFVIAGAPSLPKEFYEKYVDENVHFVSNRTYDLLRCSKAALVTSGTATLETALLNVPEVVCYRGSKVSYAIAKRLVKNIKYISLVNLIMDREVVKELIQNDLNTKNLVEELKKILEGGMRAEVLRDYELLREKLGGEGASENAAEVILKLQ from the coding sequence ATGAAATATTATATTATCGCAGGCGAAGCTTCCGGAGATCTACACGGAAGTAATTTAATGAAAGCTTTAAAACAAAAAGATTCTAATGCAGAATTCAGATTTTGGGGAGGAGATCTTATGGAGAAGCAAGGCGGAACATTGGTAAAGCATTACCGGGACTTGGCTTTTATGGGGTTTTTGGAAGTTGCGATGAATTTAAGAACCATTTTGAACAATATTAAATTTTGCAAAGAAGATATTAAAAACAATAAGCCTGATGTTTTAATTTTAGTGGATTATCCGGGGTTTAACTTAAGAATTGCAAAGTTTGCAAAAGAACTGGGGATAAAAGTTGTATACTATATTTCTCCTCAGCTTTGGGCATGGAAAGAGGGAAGGGTAGAGATTATCAAAAAGTATGTAGATGAGATGATGGTAATTTTACCTTTTGAGGAAGATTTTTATAAAAAACATAAAGTCCATTCTCATTTTGTAGGACATCCTTTACTAGATGCAATTTCCACGCTTCAAGAGATTAGTATTGAAGGATTTAAAAAAGAAAACGGATTAAACGGAAAAGAAATCATAGCCCTTTTACCGGGTTCGAGAAAGCAGGAAGTTGAAAAAATGCTTGAAATGATGCTTTCCGTAAGACCGTATTTTAAAGAATATCAGTTTGTCATTGCAGGTGCGCCAAGTCTTCCGAAAGAATTTTATGAAAAATATGTGGATGAAAATGTACATTTTGTCTCGAACAGGACGTATGATTTGTTAAGATGTTCAAAAGCAGCTTTGGTAACTTCGGGAACGGCAACTTTAGAAACAGCTTTGTTAAATGTGCCTGAAGTGGTTTGTTACCGCGGAAGTAAAGTTTCTTATGCCATTGCAAAAAGGTTGGTGAAAAATATTAAATATATTTCTTTGGTCAATCTCATCATGGATCGTGAAGTTGTGAAAGAGCTAATTCAGAATGATTTAAATACTAAAAATCTGGTTGAAGAGCTCAAAAAAATACTAGAAGGCGGGATGAGAGCTGAGGTTCTTAGGGATTATGAATTACTGCGGGAAAAATTGGGTGGAGAAGGAGCAAGTGAAAATGCGGCAGAAGTAATTTTAAAACTTCAATAG
- a CDS encoding DUF2480 family protein has translation MSEEFEIRNKVAESGLINFDLTTLVPKGVRKGIDLKDFLYMEMILKEKDFREKVAAINPEEYRDAYVYIYNSADAIVPLWAYFLITAKITDVTKKVVFGDKEDLEVILMHNAIQSYDFDEMRGKRVLVKGCSDKEIPENAYIELVEQLQPLVKSLMFGEACSNVPILKN, from the coding sequence ATGTCAGAAGAATTTGAAATACGAAATAAAGTTGCAGAAAGCGGTTTAATCAATTTTGATCTCACCACACTTGTTCCGAAAGGAGTACGAAAAGGTATTGATTTGAAAGATTTCCTTTACATGGAAATGATTTTAAAAGAGAAAGATTTCCGTGAAAAAGTAGCAGCCATTAATCCCGAAGAATACCGAGATGCTTATGTCTATATATACAATTCTGCAGATGCCATTGTCCCTCTTTGGGCTTATTTTTTAATCACAGCAAAAATTACCGATGTCACCAAAAAAGTTGTATTCGGTGATAAAGAAGATCTGGAAGTTATTTTGATGCACAACGCTATCCAAAGCTATGATTTTGATGAAATGAGAGGCAAAAGAGTCCTGGTTAAAGGCTGCTCAGACAAAGAAATTCCAGAGAATGCTTATATTGAACTTGTAGAGCAATTACAACCTCTTGTAAAATCACTTATGTTTGGAGAAGCATGTTCTAATGTTCCGATTTTAAAGAACTAG
- a CDS encoding DUF937 domain-containing protein, giving the protein MSLLDLLTGNTSNQVAEKAENKFGISRNQIIALLAVAAPLIISYLRNKSQDAKEAEALNNALDKDHDGSILNDSSQLEARESEGGSILNHIFGGDKQNVENQLSQNTGISIDKIGPVLAMLAPVIMGYIGKEKQQNNVGAGGLGDLLGGILGNASSQAQTQQSNPLNDILGSVLGGGQSQSSGNPLNDILGSVLGGGNNQQKQQGGGLGDILGSFLGGK; this is encoded by the coding sequence ATGAGTTTACTTGATTTACTTACCGGAAACACCAGCAATCAGGTTGCTGAAAAGGCTGAAAACAAATTCGGAATCAGCAGAAATCAAATTATTGCCCTATTAGCAGTAGCCGCCCCGTTGATTATTTCTTATCTGAGAAATAAATCTCAGGATGCCAAAGAAGCTGAAGCACTAAACAATGCATTAGATAAAGACCATGACGGAAGCATCCTTAATGATTCTTCTCAATTGGAAGCCAGAGAATCTGAAGGAGGTTCTATTTTAAATCACATTTTTGGTGGAGATAAACAAAATGTAGAAAACCAACTTTCTCAGAATACCGGTATTTCTATTGATAAAATCGGCCCTGTTTTAGCGATGTTAGCTCCTGTAATTATGGGATATATAGGAAAAGAAAAGCAACAAAACAATGTAGGAGCAGGAGGTTTAGGTGATCTTTTGGGAGGAATTCTCGGAAACGCATCCAGCCAGGCTCAAACGCAACAATCCAATCCTCTGAATGATATTTTAGGAAGTGTTTTGGGTGGTGGGCAATCTCAATCCTCCGGAAATCCTTTGAATGACATCTTAGGAAGTGTTCTTGGAGGAGGTAACAATCAGCAAAAACAGCAAGGAGGCGGATTAGGGGATATCCTGGGAAGCTTTTTAGGAGGAAAATAA
- a CDS encoding 30S ribosomal protein THX → MGKGDKKSRRGKINNGSYGKRRPRRNSKTTVVSEDQSKK, encoded by the coding sequence ATGGGAAAAGGAGACAAAAAATCAAGAAGAGGTAAAATTAATAATGGAAGCTACGGAAAAAGAAGACCAAGAAGAAATTCAAAAACAACTGTAGTTTCTGAAGACCAATCTAAAAAGTAA
- a CDS encoding MATE family efflux transporter → MYIFVGNLNDKIVKKYFAFIRKALSGEEVDYTKATIRSAVLLLAIPMMLEMAMESVFALVDLYFVGHLKESGYAIQTVGLTESVLSVMYSIAIGMSMAATAMVARRIGEKNPEQASRSAAQVLLVSFAVTFILSLFGVIYAEEILMLMGAKPEAASYGKEFTRIMMGSSVIIMLLFLINGIFRGAGNAAIAMKSLWIANIANIILCPVLIKGFGPVPAMGLTGAALATTIGRSIGVIYQLYHLLIADTQIRILINYFKPDFEIIKSVIKIATPGIFQFVIASCSWIFLAQLVATTGHEDASAGYQTALRLMMFFMLPAWGLSNAASTLVGQNMGANEMVRAEQSVMKTVKYNVIFMLTVSLIFFLLSDFLVGFFTQEIEIKNYAKNALHIMSIGFIFYGIGMVMINAFNGAGDTWTPTWVNLFGFWLFQIPLAYFLAKYSGMGPKGVFISIPAAETLITVVAFILFKRGKWKTVKV, encoded by the coding sequence ATGTATATTTTTGTTGGAAACTTAAATGATAAAATTGTGAAGAAATATTTTGCTTTTATTAGAAAAGCGTTAAGTGGCGAAGAAGTCGATTATACCAAAGCAACCATAAGAAGCGCAGTTCTTCTTTTAGCAATTCCAATGATGCTGGAAATGGCCATGGAATCTGTATTTGCGTTGGTTGATTTGTATTTTGTAGGCCATTTGAAAGAAAGCGGTTATGCAATCCAGACGGTTGGTTTAACAGAATCTGTACTCTCTGTAATGTATTCTATTGCCATCGGGATGAGTATGGCGGCAACGGCAATGGTTGCCAGAAGAATCGGAGAAAAAAATCCTGAACAGGCCTCCAGAAGTGCGGCACAGGTTTTATTGGTTTCGTTCGCTGTAACTTTTATTTTGAGTTTATTCGGAGTAATTTATGCTGAAGAAATCTTAATGCTGATGGGGGCAAAACCTGAAGCGGCCTCTTATGGAAAAGAATTCACAAGAATAATGATGGGAAGTAGTGTGATTATTATGCTCCTGTTTTTAATTAATGGAATTTTCAGAGGCGCAGGAAATGCTGCGATTGCGATGAAATCTCTTTGGATCGCCAATATTGCCAATATTATTTTGTGCCCGGTTCTTATTAAAGGTTTCGGCCCGGTTCCTGCGATGGGATTAACAGGCGCGGCTTTGGCCACAACGATCGGAAGAAGCATAGGGGTGATATATCAGTTGTATCATCTGTTGATTGCAGATACTCAGATCCGTATCCTGATTAATTATTTTAAACCGGATTTTGAAATTATAAAATCTGTCATAAAAATTGCAACCCCGGGAATCTTCCAGTTTGTAATTGCTTCCTGTAGCTGGATTTTTTTAGCGCAATTGGTGGCAACTACAGGTCATGAAGATGCTTCTGCGGGTTACCAGACGGCTTTACGGCTCATGATGTTCTTTATGCTTCCGGCTTGGGGGCTGAGTAATGCGGCATCAACCTTAGTGGGACAAAATATGGGAGCCAACGAAATGGTAAGGGCTGAACAATCCGTTATGAAAACGGTAAAATACAACGTAATTTTTATGTTGACGGTAAGTTTGATATTCTTTCTTTTGAGTGATTTTTTAGTAGGATTTTTTACACAGGAAATAGAAATTAAAAACTATGCTAAAAATGCTTTACATATTATGAGTATCGGATTTATCTTCTACGGAATCGGGATGGTGATGATCAATGCTTTTAACGGAGCGGGAGATACATGGACGCCGACTTGGGTGAATCTTTTTGGGTTTTGGTTGTTCCAGATTCCTTTGGCTTATTTTCTTGCAAAATATTCAGGAATGGGACCGAAGGGTGTCTTTATTTCCATCCCCGCTGCTGAAACTTTAATCACAGTTGTTGCATTTATTTTGTTTAAAAGAGGAAAGTGGAAGACTGTGAAAGTATAG